In Rosa rugosa chromosome 4, drRosRugo1.1, whole genome shotgun sequence, the genomic stretch cctctcttattctctcatttcttttctcctcctcttgTCTTGTTTTCACTGCCGCACattctcctcctcttcttctgcttcttcttcttcttcttcttcttcttcttcttcttcttcttcttcttctcctcctctcatCTCCTCTCTTATTCTTTTCTCTTCCCTTTCTTCTAGCTGTGTTGATGTAAACAAAGTTGCAGAGAGGGGTCAGTTTCCAGATCTGAACCAGATCCATGCCATGTTGGGGATAGGGCCAAGAGAATCATGAGCTTGAAGGCTTGTATATTTTGATTTCGATTGCAATTTTCTTCAATATCTTGTGTTGATCTTCTATTTTCTTCAATATCTTGTGTTGATCTTCAATTTGTGAGAAGTAAAACCAgatcataaaccaaatctcaagaTGATGCAAAAGGCCCGAAAACCCGAGAAACCCGGCCCGGAAACTTCGGTCCGAGCTCTCCCCGGTCCCGACCACCGGAAAACTTGATTTGAGACCGACCCGGAAACTTCGGGCTCGGTCCCGGTCCCTGTAAATATGgtgccggtctgggaccgtgcccagccctagtaaTATgcgactctaaagaacgagtcagtattgacattgtgagctcagtttgttttgttgcttaatttaaatgaaaaaatttctatgtatttttcttgtgtttgttctcacgtttcggatttgaatttgaatttctttattcaaaattcggggtgtgacataTGAAATGTGCTGTTATAACCATATAATTAATGTTTTGACATGAGGTCCATGTGTCCATTGTCAAACAGACTGAATGTGACCTCAATTTCCCCTTCAATGTCTCCTTTTTTGCATCATACATGCGCAAAAAATTCCTCACAACAACTCTCCTACAAGGTACATTCCATCTTGGTACAGCTAGCtactgaaaaaaaataaagaaatcccGGCCTTTCAATTCAACTGAAAGGCAGTTCATCCAACACAATCATAACACATGTAGCATCTAGACATGCATCTTCTGACCACTGCCTAGAAACTAAAGAGCATTTCTGATCAAATACATCACTGGTTAATATTTGTTGACTCTCTTCTAGGTTATTCCTATCGGGGTACCCTTTGCAAACTAGCTCAATATGCTTCCTAAGGGAACTAGTCCCATTTTCCCTAGAATCACAGGCTAAATGAGTGGAGCAATAATACTTACATTGTGCTCGCTTTGTACTGCCGACTACAATTTCCTTTCCATCCACAACCTCCAGTAAAGGCTTGTCAAATTTGGTGAAATGCTCCCACACTTCGGACTTCTCCTTCTTGGCCTTCTTATCCCTCTTTCTGTTTGTGTTCTTCGTAGGttcaaacttcttcttcccTTTAGTTTTCGAAGCTCGAGATGGTGTTTGAATTTCTGCACTTTGTTGAttctgttcatcatctccactTTGTTGAACAGCCACGACCTCATTACAAGTCACTGAATTAGTGGAGTGACTGGATTGAGTTTCTGAATCATCAGTGCCTTCAGAGGCCATTGGACTGGAATGAGTTTTCAATTGGCTTGTTGAATCTGGGGATTTGGGGGTTTTTGCATTGAATTGAATCAACTAGGATGGAGTAATAAGTTGGGGTTTGGGATTGGAGTTTTCAAATTAGGGTGAAATGACTGAAATCGGGGATGCGGTcgagaagaactgaagaaggaagaagaatatCTTAAGAAGTGAAATGGAACTGTGAGAGACTGCGGGTAGAATTTTAGGTTTTAGTTGTTAACTCTAGGCCAATGGTAGGATGACAAGTGGAGATATTGACCGTTATAGTCGGTTTTGCGGGTTTATGAGTTTCAAAAACATGGGAACGGGACCGAACCAGGATATTGTACATCGGTTCGGTTTCAATGAGACtgccttttttttcttcacaGGAACCGCACCGAACTGCCGGTTCCGGTCCGGTTTGGGCCGGTTCTGCGGGTTTTCGGGTCAAAAGTCCCAGGCCTAATAAAGTCTCCAACTAACCatactcttcttttttttttcttttttttttctttttttttttgaataaaccaTACTCTTCTTTAAAAATGCACTGTTAGTAGTggggaaaatgaaaaaaaaaaaatattggcaATGATAGGTATGACATTACTTAATTAATGGATCAATTGTGCATGACATAGAAATATCAAATAATGGCAAGCAATTGTTCATATTGCCCCCTACTACAGATTCTCCAAAAACCACCTGTTACACAAAAGTTAATAGCATGACACTTGtcttataacaaaagaaaacaaatgccaCATTAACAAGTGTTGTTTCATGCCACAACTACGTACCATGCTTGGTTCCTAAGACATAGAATTCAGGGTCTCCACAAAGCTCTCTgcagtttttgggtttttgaggTTGAACAGATGCAGATGCAGCGGCAAGTCTGGGTGACTTTCTTGGCTTAATTCTCCCTGCATGCATCTTGTATCTCTTCCTTAACCCTCCAGCACTTGTTGATGATGTCTCATTTACTGGTTCACTCTAGGAAATGATGAAATAAATAGTTGAATTAGCAATGGTTCCTATAAACTCAGGCAAACAAACCAGCCAACCTAACTTTCCACACAATCACAATAACCAACAATAACAACTACAATATACCTGAGAAGCATTCTGCACAACTCTGGTCATGTTTTGAGAAAGGTTTCCATTCCGATCAGCACCTCCAGAATCAATATTGTTGACATTAACCCTAAAATTCACATTCTAGTTGACATAGTCATTAACCAGATTGGGCAGCAGAGATGATGCCCACGAATATGCATTGTCCTGAATCGATTCCTCAGTTGGCAAAGGTGGTACATCACTAATTTGATCATCATCCTGAGGCTGTTCCTGCAATGGAGGTTGAACTTCTGGTTCTGCAGCTTCAGGTGCAGCTTGAGCCTCAGCATGATCTTCTTCATTGACACCCTGCATGTTGAGTATACAAATAATTATAACATACCACAGTTGAAAACATACTGGTAATCATTCTGCTTTCATCAATATTGTGTATCATACCTGGTTTCTTCTTTCACAAGTCCTCTTGTTGTGCCTCTTCATGTGACATCTTCCACATGTTATTTGAGAATAATAGCTCTTTGACAGCCTTTCACTTCCAGCTGGAGAAGGTTCTTCACCGAAACTTGAAGGGAATTTTCAGTAAGTAAAATGATCTAACTGAAAATCTGCTTGCAGCTAATAAAAACACAAGTACAAGATTCACATTTGGCACCTGGTTCCTTTGTCCTCTTTGTTTTGGGCCTCCCCGGTTGCCTCCTATACAGTAGAGGTGCTATGCCCTCTAAAACAACTCTCATTCAGCAAAACCTGCAATGGGATTAATGACCACCTCATATGCTTCCATATATCTCTTTTGAGTAAACCATTCTAAAACAAAATCATCTAGGCTCCATCCTTTGCTATATAAACTGCAACAATTGCTTGGCCACAAGGCAATCCACTTAAATCCCATCTTTTGCAGGTGCATGACATGGTGTCCAGATGCACAGAATGCTAACTCACAACTCCACTCTAGCAAGCAACACCTCTTCCCTGTATTTCAAACCTCATGTCATTGGACTTAAGTGCTCTGTAATCATGGCTCTAGCTTGCATTCTTCTTCAACAACTTCTCAATTCTAGGTCCCACCTTGCACCTCCACTTAGCAACAAAATTCCTCCTATTGTTTAACCTCACCATCATTACTTTCCTAATGTCCTCCAAACATGGAAGAATTGGTTTTTCCCTTTCATCTAGCACACTCTTATTGAATTACTCACTATGGTTGTTTAGGAGAATGTCACACTTAATCAGATCCTTAAAGTGTGACCTGGACCAATGGCAAGCTGGCCTATCAACACACCATTTCCAAGCCAAGTAGGATGCCTTCTATAATTCCTCAATTGCCTTGTTATACTCAGACATAGTATTAGCTCGTGCCACTGCCCATAGAAGTTGCTTTAAAGGTAAACTAGTCTTAAAGTTGTTGTGCAAGTGTCAAACACAATGCCTGTGCTCAGAGTTGGGAAAGAGGTCCTTGATTGCCTGTTCTAGACCCTTTTGCTTGTCTGAAATGAATGCATAATGCACTGAAGAGTATATCTGGAGGTCCACTTTCAAGAATGTTAGAAACCATGTCCAATAATCCCTGGTTTCTTGCTCCATTATTGCATATGCAATCAGGTACATGTGTTGTCATCGATCCCAACAACAGACAACAACTAGCCCTTGTGCACACCCTTTAAATGACATCCATCAAGACCTATGATAGGTCTGCAGCCTGCTCTCTAGCCcttcttcaaagcttcaaaacaaatataaatCATTTTAAACCTCGTAACTTCACCTTGTAGCTCAGTCTGGATCCAGACAGAAGTTCctggatttcttttctttaactCATGCGCATAACTCTTCAAGAGATTGTACTGCTCTTCATTTGTCCTCTGTGCCTTCTGCTTTGCCATTCTTTTAGCTCTATAAGCCATTTAGTAGCCAATATCCATTCCAAAATCCTTATTCACTGCATTATGGATTCCCTCTCTTGACCAATTCCCATCTGCCATGAACTTATCCATGTACTCTGTTGCAGTGAATGGTGCATGGCAGTGATAAACTCTACCCTCTAGTGATGAACACTCATGCACTGGCTTGTAAACCTTGATCATTACTGCAGCTATTCCTTCATTCGATGAACTTGCATAGAGCCAGAATGGGCACCCTGGTGAGGTCCTGCACCTTACAAGCACCTTGTCTTTGGTGTTCCTCTCAAACGTCAGCTTGTTAAAACAGCATGCTTCCTCACAACATTTTTAAAAACCACAGAGTTTGGGAACACCATTCCCAGCTGAAATTTTGGGTTCCTCATGTTAGTTTTTGGGTTGAACTCCACCCAATTAGAGAACCTCTTCTTGCATCCCACTTTGAAAGGGCCAATATCTTCACCTTCACTATCAGACCCATGAATACTTGGAAAACCATATGATCCATCATCCTCTACATTACTTATATTACCTTCAAAACCCATCTCTTCAAACTCCCCCACCAAACTTGGATCACCATCCACATTTCTTCTAAAGTCAACTTCATCTTCCTCATTGAATAGCTCACAGTCACTATCAAAAATCCCATCATAATTAGGGTCATCAGAATCAAACGAATCAGAGCTAAAGTCTCCATCCATAACTACATAAGAGCAACTTTCATTCCCCCTTGTTGGATACCTCCTTACCTTTGCCTTTTTAGGTCTCCCAACCTTTTTCTTCAGTTCCTCATCCACTTTTTGCTTCCCTTTATCCCTTGCAGAGTTGGAAGTCACCCTGAAGGATGTTTGAACAGATTGAGCTTGAGAGCTCTAAGTGGCTTGAGGCTCCCTAATTGAAATCCCAGCATTTGGCCTCATAAAACCAGAACCCCTTCTCGGACGAGTACTTAATTGACACATTTCTTGGCCCACCAGCACTTCACCCAACATCTCTAGTCATAGAATTGTGCATCTCAGCTGTTGTTGACCCATCTTGTTGGCCTTTCTTGCCAACATCTTGGCCCATCTTGTTGGCCCCTCCTGTCTTCCTCTAGGTCCATAGCTGGCCCTTCCTCATTGTTGACAGGCACGTCTACTTCCTCATTGCCCTCTGCAACTGGGTCCAAGTCTGCTTCTTCAATTGCTGATAAAGGAAAATCCTCAATGAAATGCCCGAAATAAAGTAGAGGTCCACATCACTATCATAACCATCCAACTCCTATTCTTGGTACTACTTCCACCTAGACAAACAATATATACATCCAGTATCCTAGCATTATTGGGAACAAACTACACCATGTCCATTGCATCTGAATCAGTCACTATTTGTAGGTACCCACTTCCATCTTCACTCCCAGGAGTCCTATACCAATACATGATCGGACCTCCAATATAACCAAAGATCATTAGCCCGATAGTTGAATCCTATAACGGATACTTTATCCAGATCAACCTCATCCACAAACACAGGATCTTCACCCCTCTGAACTGCCTATTGATACCTCCAATACTGTAAAACCTTTCGTCTTGATGAATCTTCACAGTAAACAAACTCGGATTTGGCAAATTCAAAAGAATTCCTATGTCAGATGATAgtgtaagaccccggaaattcgttattaattacTAAATgcttcctgggattaataaagtgttcgtttgagCTATTTCGtagttcgagggtggagtggaagtGTTTCGAACTATTTTTCGCTCGAAATGTTTTGATttaagagttgactttttgtacgtttCGATTCTGTGAAaatttccttcacgaaagtcgtaaagcgcgtcgatacgagttcgtggacatgcggaacgcggaaatcggagtttgtatgaagaagttatgaccattggaaaaagtttccattttggtatatatgggaaaTTTCCggaaaaaatatcagaaaaatcagattttCCCTTTTTGGCaagtttttctctttcctctctcCCGAGTTTTCCCGAGCAACCATCTTCACCGAgctcgttctccctcctccggccaacAATCGATGAGATTCTTGTCCCTATCTCTTCGCCTCACTCCCATCTACGACTCTGTGGAGTTTCACAACGTGGGTCGGCCTGTGCACGACGTAGCAACTCTGGGAAGTTTGGCACCCGAGCTGcaaatcgccttgatcggagtcggctattccggccaccatagtcggtggttcttgagggcttttggagcccagaggacgtagatgcttatcccaaggtggcttgcatctaTTCAATTTGTGGATATCGAATTTTGGAATTtgggattctagggttcatcaGAATTCAaagctttcgaggtaaattccgtcCATATGGCTTTGATTTAGACTTTGtcctagttatgaaagttgtaattggagttgagatgaagaactttggtgttggaagttttgccaaatttCGACTTTGGGCCgtcggcggtgccgccactgtggtggtgttttccggggGTTTCcagccacctcagggatagtttctgttactgatttcgatctactcgtcgatacgagcatttcgatatacaatacgtaatttttggagatcgtatgagcatgttatgaattttcaaagtttttagggttttcgattcgtttcggttttcgatcgagaggattcggccgtccgatcaacttgtaattttgatatattgttcgtataagtattccggagaccttgggaggtcttggatgaagtttcgcctcgattgacATCTCTTTCAGATTTTTAGTGTGTTTCGGGAGTTTCGGAATTAAATGGTTTTTGTTAATTCGTGTGCTGAATCGAGGTTGTacttgattaggtgattgacggttttgtTTGGGCggacggttgtgattgtgattttgagctGTATAGAAGACgtagctggattagaggtgagtaaatctcacgtggttcatttatgaacgggtTTACTTATTAGTCGGAATTGTGTGataaattgtgaaatcgtttttcataaataaatatttgttttaaaattatatgaacttgatcatcAACGGTTCATATGTaagtaaaatgaagttttattataaaaatgaatttctttgttttaatacgtatgaactatagttggtattagtggtcattcatgcgtgaatgactacgtatatatatatatatatatttacgtggaatatatatatattggatggtgtgacattggtgaagtaatgattgagagttgattgaattgttattttgAGCATTTCTCTTACGAGCCTACAATTATCATGTTATGTTGATTATTGTGTAAAAGTGTGTTTTGCTTGAGGAGAGTATTTGAGTCATGTGGACTTTCAAATGTTCGGTTGAGTATCGTTTATCACATTAGTGATCGAGACAAGTattatcgtaaggctgaacctcagccgaggtgacaggttacgattcagttagagctctagtctgtctgccattgtatATTCAGGGGAGTAACACGAGGGTTACATGAAGCCTTTGAATATACGTCTTTATTTGTATTTCAGGGGAGTAACACGAGGGTTACATGAAGCATTTGAATACAcgtttttaattgtatttcaggGGAGTAACACGGCGGTTACTTGAAGCCTTTGAATACATGTTTTTTAATTAAGAGTGTCGTGTgagttctttcttttattgtccaagagggacttgattttcatattatgggtgAGTTGGGATAATATGATTTTTTATCACTTTTGTGATGTATGTTACCTTAAGGGTTAATTAAGGTTGTCGAGTTTTGAAAACGAGTCATGTTGTGAGatgatttatttggagttgatgggtgatcatcgactttggtgttgatgggtgatcatcgactctggtgtgagttgtttgacttctttatCTATTTTCCATGTCATtctaattgtttgattttaaatataatctcctgaactaagttatatgaaGGAGTTGCTATAATTTGAATTGTGTGACTTTGGTGATCTCccgaactaaactatatgcaggagttgctataatttgaattgtgtgactctggtgatctcctgaactaaatttctatgcaggaATTACTAATTTTTATCTAGTGTGATtagatgtttggttgtgtttgtggaggtaaatgttgttgctttaattatctcacgagctgagaaattctaagcatgcgtgacgtgagtcactttatttgagtttactcacacgagcttaaaaaacttaccgggtttgttgtttgcaatcctggtgcactattccatggtgtaggggttattgtacAGGTCAGTGTAATCatcatcgaagctgaggttttgTTGCTGTCGTAGCTTGGACGTAGCAGGGTACTTTGGTTCTAGTCttcgctgtgtagtgagttgtggtgggtgtgtttacttattgaattgtcatccagtttaatttgtaaactatctgtaatgtaatatgtgactctaaagaacaagtcggtattgacattgtgagctcagtttgtttagttgcttaatttaaaatgaaaaatttctatgtgtttttcttgtgttggttaagttatcgcgtttcggatttgaatttatttattcaaaattcggggcgtaaCAGATAGCCTTAACACTAAAATCACATCAACAGTAATCCAATCAAATCAAACATATCCATGTTATTGTTTCCTTTTTCTATTGTCATTAAGGGACATCCATTAATGACAAATACATTCACCTACTAAATCAGGTCAACAGATTAATTTAGTTCAACACCTTCATAGCCACCAACCAGAAACCCTAATCACAACTATATTCAATTCCCAACCAATTTCAACCATTTTCACCGACAAAACGGGGTTTTTTTAATAGAAAAGGCAGAACGAGATAAAAAAAAGGGGATAAACAAACAGTGCCCACAAACACTAGGCAGTCAATATTTTTATCCCCTTAACCATTGTCACCGaccacccaccaccaccatcacaacCCTCATTCCTCTCGCCGGTGCTTCTGCCCCACCACCTCCTCCACAATCCCTCCACAATTTCAATACCTCCTCGGATCCGCCCACATGTCAGCAATTTTCGGGGTCCAAATCAAAACTGGGCACCGGAGGCGCATCAAAACTCTCCAGAACCTTCGTCTCACTTCCGCTGCTCGCCGGCTCAGGCTCTTTGCCTCTCCCAACCCACCCTCCCAACCAGGACCTACTGGAGGAGCTTTCTTCAGAGCCAACAGTGCCGGGAGGCCCACCCACATCATTCACTCTGAACATCATCCCATTTCCGGTGAAAGCCCCAAATTCATTAGTAGAATTCGATTCAGTGGTTTCACTCTCGCAATCAGACTCCGAATCTCTATCGTTCTGTGCACTGGAGTTGGAATCGGATTCAGTATCAGAGGGATTCGATTCGGGGCGATCTGACCCGGAATCTTGATCCTCAACGATCACAGGATCCTCCTCCTATTTCTCAATTCAAATCACATAAAGATGAAGCAAGCTCAATAACACCAACACCTATGAGAATCTGCTAAGACCTTTGTGGCTATGAGTGTTCTATGGAGTGGAGATCGGACGACGGAAACCCGATAGCTGCGATGGCAGAGACTACGGTGGTGGTTTGATGTAGAAGCTTCTGGCTCTCAGATTTGGACTTTATGAACGGAATTTGGGCCTTTTGCGTGGTGGAGAATCCCATGGAGGTGGAGGCGAGAGCAGAGAGGTGATTGCAAACAAAGGCCCATTCGAGGATTTCGAGGGTTTCTGATTGGAGGGAATGGGCGAGGGAGAGCTAGTGATGGCGGTAGTGGCAGTGGGTTTGGGGAAGAGAGGGATGCAGAGCTATACTGTCAGACAAGGATAGGAACCCaaccattcaaaaaaaaaaaaggataggaACCAAAGGGGGAGGAATcggaaggagaaaaaaaaaatagagagaaatgGATGATGTGAAGGTctggagacagagagagagagagagcaagaagacgtaaagagaaaaaaagaacaagaaaaagaaagaaaaaaaaaaggaaactaaaagagtctgtgagggtaaaatagacattttggtcgTGTAcggaatgccacgtcagcaagataacgAAGCTTTTGACGGAAAATTGACGGCAAGGACCAATtgggtgaaattggagagtttagggacttttcaggTTAAATTGAAATGTCAAGGACTGAAACGTCTACCCCCTATAAGTAcagggagtaaacaatattttgtCCTAAAATAAAATACTAAAAATATCTCCTTGCATGTTCACTGATTGGACAGCCCTACCAGCCACGTACGTGGTACGTTTTCCCTATCTAAGAATCTCTTGTACCGCGAAATTACTGATACTAGAAATCAACCCCGCGCGATGCCGCGGGTATGTTCTATGTTTAACTACAGCAAATACAAACATTCGAAAAGGCTATCTCCAGTATCATATTCACAGGTATCACATTCAGTTGTTCACTgcttgaagaaaaagaataatCAAACGGTGCATAAAATTGATCTGTCAATAAGTTGACCAATGTGAAATTGGAATCATCACTACGCAAACGATTGATTGTTTAGCATTCAACTTTTGAAAATCATGAGTGTTCTTTGGAGAATCCCAAATAGCTTATCATCAATCTATGAAGTTTTCTTACCAACTTGAAAATCTCAATTATCTGCAAGAGCAAGGGAAAATGCTGAATTAATACAATGCTTTAATCTGTACATGTATACAGACAATTGGGACTTTCATAGTGCTACTACTATGTTAGTTAAGTTTAGTTAATCTATACATGATGAAAGTCTAGAATCTGTATATGTCAACCTGTATTGAAAAGTATACTTTATAACAATGCAACTCTAATGATATTTGCTCATTTGTTTACTTCTCTGTGCCAATTATATAGTATATGTATCCATAATGCAAGTCAAATTGTATTTGTTCATTGT encodes the following:
- the LOC133744514 gene encoding zinc finger BED domain-containing protein RICESLEEPER 4-like, with translation MASEGTDDSETQSSHSTNSVTCNEVVAVQQSGDDEQNQQSAEIQTPSRASKTKGKKKFEPTKNTNRKRDKKAKKEKSEVWEHFTKFDKPLLEVVDGKEIVVGSTKRAQCKYYCSTHLACDSRENGTSSLRKHIELVCKGYPDRNNLEESQQILTSDVFDQKCSLVSRQWSEDACLDATCVMIVLDELPFS